The following DNA comes from Salmo trutta chromosome 15, fSalTru1.1, whole genome shotgun sequence.
catttaaattcagtttttcacaattcttgacgtttaatcctagtaaaaattccctgttttaggtcaccactttattttaagaatgtgaaatgtcagaataatagttgcgagaataatttatttcagcttttatttctttcatcacattcccagtgggtcagaagtttacatacactcaattagtatttggtagcattgcctttaaattgtttaacttgggtcaaacctgctcgcacacgctttttcagttcatcccacaaatgttctataggatcgaggtcagggctttgtgatggccactccaataccttgactttcttttccttaagccattttgccacaactttggaagtatgcttggggtgattgtccatttggaagacccatttgcgaccaagctttaacttcctgaccgatgtcttgagatgttgcttcaatacattcacataattttcctgcctcatgatgccatctagtttgtgaagtgccccagtccctcctgcagcaaagcatccccacaacatgatgttgccacccctgtgcttcacggttgggatgatgttcttcggcttgcaagcctccccctttttcctccaaacataacaatggtcattatggtcaaacagttctatttttttttcatcagaccagaggacatttctccaaaaagtacgatctttgtcccaatgtgcagttgcaaacagtagtctggcttttttatggcggttttggagcagtggctgcttccttgctgagcggcttttcagttTATGtagatatagaactcgttttactgtggatatagatgcttttgtacctgtttcctccagcatcttcacaaggtcctttgctgttgttctgggattgatttgcacttttcgtaccaaagtacgttcatctctaggagacagaatgcgtctccttcctgagcagtatgatgggtgcgtggtcccatggtgtttatacttgcgtactattgtttgtacagatgaacgtggtaccttcaggcgtttggaaattgcttccaaggatgaaccagacttgtggaggtctacaattgtttttctgaggtcttggatgatatcttttgattttcccatgatgtcaagcaaagaggcactgagtttgaatatAGGCCTtgatacatccacaggtacaactccaattgactcaaattatgtcaagtagcctatcagaagcttctaaagccatgacatcattttctggaattttccaagctgtttaaaggcacagtcaacttagtgtatgtaaacttctgacccactggaattgtgatacagtgaattataaattaaataatctgtctgtaagcaattgttggaaaaatgatttgtgtcatgcacaaagtagatgtcttaaccgacttgccaaaactatagtttgttaacaagacgtttgtggagtggttgaaaaacgagttttagtgactccaacctaagtgtatgtaaacttccgacttcaactgtatatatatatatatatatatatatatagggggaAACTAGAAGTGGGGGAAACTAGAAGTGAGTGGTGCTGAATGCATTTTTTTAATGCAAACAGTACACAgctatagctagttagctagctagcatagcaaACCAAACAAATCAATCTGCTTCCATTTCTGCAATTCTGTTGATACCAATATTTTGAATAACTAAAATAATacatctttattataaaaaatttaaaaatacaGTAAAAACACTTGGTGTTGCTGTAAACCGTGATTATATTGTGTTGATCAGGTTCCTCCTTCCTTCCCGCACTTCCCCTGCTGAAGGCACAGTCAAGCAAGTTTGGTGAGAGGAGAATGCACTtgagatgtactgtatgtaaaaagAACCGCGGTATACTAGTCAAGAGATTATTCTTAACGATACTTTGCAATATAATGAAACTATCATAAACAACTTAAGCCTACATAAGAATCGGGAGGTCCGTGGATAGTGATGGGCCTTTCCGGTAGTGCAGAACCCTCTCCCTTGCCTGAATCCCCCACACCTTCGTGTGAAAGTGCACGCACTCAATtcttaattcaaatcaaatcaaatgtatttatatagcccttcgtacatcagctgaaatctcaaagtgctgtacagaaacccagcctaaaaccccaaacagcaagcaatgcatgtgaaagaagcacggtggctaggaaaaactcgctaggaaaaactccctagaaaggccaaaaacctaggaagaaacctagagaggaaccaggctatgaggggtggccagtcctcttctggctgtgcctggtggatattataacagaacatggtcaagatgttaaaatgttcataaatgaccagcatggtcaaataataataatcatagtagttgtcgagggtgcaacaagcacgtccggtgaacaggtcagggttccgtagccgcaggcagaacagttgaaactggagcagcagcatggccaggtggactggggacagcaaggactcatcatgccaggtagtcccgaggcatggtcctagggctcaggtcctccgagagaaagaaagaaagagagaaagagagaattagagagagcatatttaaattcacacaggacaccggataagacaagagaaatactccagatgtaacagactgaccctagccccccgacacataaactactgcagcataaatactggaggctgagacaggagggatcagaagacactgtggccccatccgatgatacccccggacagggccaaacaggcaggatataaccccacccactttgccaaagcacagcccccacaccactagagggatgtctacaaccaccaacttaccgtcctaagataaggccgagtatagcccacaaagatctccgccatggcacaacccaaggtcatggggggggcgccaacccagacaggaagaccatgtcagtgactcaacccactcaagtgaggcacccctcccatggacggcatggaagaacaccagtaagccagtgactcagcccctgtaatagggttagaggcagagaatcccagtggaaagaggggaaccggcaaggcagagacagcaagggcggttcgttgctccagcctttccgttcaccttcacactcctgggccagactatacttaatcataggacctactgaagagatacgtcttcagtaaagacttaaaggttgagactgagtctgcgtctctcacatgggtaggcagaccattccataaaaatggagctctataggagaaagccctacctccagccgtttgcttagaaattctagggacaattaggaggcctgcgtcttgtgaccgtagcgtacgtgtaggtatgtacggcaggaccaaatcggaaagataggtaggagcaagcccatgtaatgatttgatttgatttgatttaaatctCTTTACCAAAATTTGTCATCTCTCCCATATCTTATTtgactagtagttgttctgaaatgtttattgcttgcctacagTTTACTCCCTCCTCTATGTTTTATATAACACACCTACATTAACTATTCATTTTGGTTGCCTATgctgacgtgaagtttgttctatagaaattatttgactctgatgtgtgccacagagagtatttgactctagccacaaaatgaagaaaattagaaggggggggggggatttcggcAAGACAATTTTCTCCTTCGATCCGAGACATTATAGATCATTGTACATGTAATGGAAATACATGACAACAATCCATTTTGCAGCAAACCTCTCTACAATGTGAAAGTTCCGATTGGAACCAAAATAATATATCTCACTTCATTATATTTGGATGAGGGTATGAACAGTGACATTGTTTACTATTTTGTTGGTAACAGGAATGTAAAAGGACCTAGTATATTTGCTATTGACCCATATACTGGGGATGTATCAGTGAAAGGTAATGTTGACTATGAAGAAAACGTTGGGACTGAGTTACGAGTCCAGGCTGCAGACCAAGGCCAACCTCCAAAAACGACACATTGTAAAGTGTTGGTGGAAGTAGTCGATATAAATGACAATGCTCCAGAGATAGCGATAACATCACTCATGAGCACAGTAAGAGAGGATGACAAGTCTGGCGCTGCTGTTGCTTTAGTAATGCTCTCAGATAAAGATGGGGGTAAAAATGGAATTGTGAATTGTCAGATAAGTGATACTGTTCCTTTCAAACTGCAGTTTTCTTATAAAAATCACTACTCTTTATTTGTGGACGGGCCTCTAGACAGAGAGAAATGTTCTCAGTACAACATCAGTATTGTTGCTATGGACGAGGGGACCCCAGCTCTCTCCATCCCCAGTGTTTTTACTGTACACTTTCTGATGTAAAAGACAATCCACCCCGTTATCCAGAACGTCTTATTAACACGGATTTAAAGGATAATAGATGGGAGCTGGTCTTACTCCAAATCTACTCAGCAGAAaaatgtgtgtttagttctgAAGCACTGAAGAGTGACGTAGtagttttccccacgctgtttccACCTGCTGATGCTGATTGGAAGCTGATAAGTATTAATGGAAGGTACACTTTTCAAAGGACTCCACTCTGCCAAATATTGAGAACGTAAGGAAGGATAACTTTTCATAAGGTATCTGCTTTTTTGTCATTGCGTTCTTATCGTTTTTTGTTTAACTGACTAATTATTATCTTGCGGCGCAAATTCTACATACTTTGTTGGAGTTCATCCCTTCTAACTTGATGAGACAGCTGAAGTTGTCTGGGTACGGTTTTGGTCAGGAAAAATCCAGCTCTAAATTGATGAGGTGTTTGGCTCTTCAATTCAGGACCTGTTATGTTTTTTTCCTATGTTATTCCTTTCTATCAGATTCATTTGTGAACCTGTCAACATATTGTAGTTTTGGGTTGTTTATTGTAGAAGCAACAACCGGTAAAGTTATTATCTGCGCATCATTTATGTTAAATCATTACCAGCAGTCTCATTACTGTCACGGGTAGTTATGTAACTCATTTTCCCCCCATATTTTCATGTGCTAGCAAGTCTCTCAATCTACATAATGTAGCCTACTTGGTCATGTTTGTAATGTCTCAGAATTGTTCATTGTTTTCGATTCCCATGTGTAATCACATGTAACTGGTGTGAAATCGCTAGTTGGCGGGAGCGCGCTAaaagcgtttcaatcggtgacgtcactcgctctgacacactgaagtagttgtttcccttggcTGGAGCGttaggtaacgatgctttgtgggaggcagttgttgatgtgctcAGACAGTCCCTGGTGCGAGcccaggtagaggagaggagagggacggaagtaaAACTGTTACACACACATGACCAAACCAGCTTGTTTACAGGTCGAAGATACACTATTGTTACAGTTTCATCCTTATATTTGAACTTGAACTCTGTAAATGGTTGTTTATTTTTATCATTAAGAACCACGGTAGTGTAATAGAGACATAGCAAACTTACAGGGgcagcagggagcctagtggttagagcgttggactaataaccgaaaggttgcaatatCAAatcccgaactgacaaggtaaaaatctgctattctgcccctgaacaaggcagttaacctactgttcttaggctgtcattgaaaataagagtttgttcttaactgacttgcctagttagataaaggtaaaataaataaactgcTATGTGAATAGTATTTGTGCTGTATATATACAACAAACACAGGATGTCGCTGTTGACCATGAACATTAATTCTAGGAGGAGTAATGCTGGACTAGTCATGTGAATACTAAAAAAGGAATGGAGTTGAAACCAGTAGTGTGTTTTGGGATGAGAGGAAAATGCTTGTGCGTCCTGGATTACTTGGGTTGTATCAACACGGATTAGCAGAGCTTGTATTATTTTAATTCTTTCCCTTTTAGTATATTTTGGACAAGCGTTTACTTGCACAGCCATGGGCCTGTGTGACCACATAAGACGTGTTGGGATACAATGTCTTCTGCTGCTTTGTTCATGGGGATTGTGTTCCGGACAGTTCGTGTATTCAGTCTCAGAGGAGGTGGATAAaggaacaattgttggaaatatcgCCAAAGACCTAAATCTTAACGTGAGGGAACTAGAATCTAGAGAGATTCAGATAGTAACCGGATCCAGACGGAGGTATTTTGATATCGACGTGAAGACTGGCGTTCTTTTTGTCAATGAGATAATTGACAGAGATGCCATCTGCCCCAACTCCATAAAATGCTCCATAGATGTAGAAGCTATAATGAATCATCCCATGCGAATCCATCGTATTGAAGTAAacattttggacataaatgacaACGCGCCATCATTTCAAGAGCGCATTCACGTTATCAATATGACCGAATATGCCTCTCCAGGTGAAAGATTTCCATTACCACTTGCCGGTGATGCGGACGTTGGCAGTAAATCGATAAAAACCTACAACCTGAGCCCGAATGAATACTTCTCTCTGGATGTACAGAGCGGTGGAGAGCAGAGTGTGACTGCTGAGTTAGTGCTGCAGAAAGCTTTAGACCGAGAGAAACAAGCTGTGATTAAGCTGGTACTGATAGCTGTTGACGGAGGAAAACCTCCACGATCCGGGACTTTAGAGGTAATAATTAATGTGATAGATGTGAACGACAACAGCCCGATTTTCACTAAATCTCTGTATAAAGTCCAAGTCTTAGAAAATGTTACATTTGGAACTTTAGTTCTAATCATCAACGCAACAGACATAGACGAAGCTGCAAACGGTGAGATTGAATACTCATTCATTGGTAACAGAGAAATGGATCTTCATAGGCTGTTTGCAGTCAATCAGCACACAGGTGAAATGACCATTAAAGGAGGTTTAGATCACGAGGAGAACCCTGCGTTTGAAATCCGTGTACAAGCAAAAGACAAGGGTAATCCACCAAGGAGTGCCCATTCAAAAGTCCTAATTGAAATACTTGATATCAATGATAATACACCCGAGATAGAAATAACATCACTGACCACTGCAGTCAAAGAAGATGCCGAAAAAGGTACAGCAGTGGCTTCATTGAGTATTGGAGACAAAGATGGGAGTAAAAATGGACTCATCAACGCATTTATTATAGGAGATTTTCCTTTTAAATTACAGTCGTCGTATAAGAACTATTATTCTTTAGTGGTAGACGGGCCTCTAGACAGAGAGAGTGCCTCTCTTCATAACGTAACTATTAAAGCCATTGATGAAGGGACCCCACCTCTCTCCAGTTCTATTGTTATTACTGTACACATTTCTGATGTGAATGACAACGCCCCACTCTTTCCGCAGCCCACATTGAACTTTTATATAGAGGAGAACAGTCCCGTGGGGGTTCGTGTTGGCAGCGTGACAGCGAATGACCCGGATATCAATGAAAACTCTCAATTGACGTATACACTatcaaaaaacaaaacatacgGCCGTTTGTCAACATTTCTAAACGTAAATTCTCTAACTGGTGAAATATTCAGCTTACTGTCATTTAACTTCGAAGAAATTAAAACATTCCAGTTCCAAGTTCAGGCCACAGACTCTGGTGTTCCTCCACTAAGCAGCAACGTCACTGTCAACGTTTTTATCCTGGATGAGAATGACAACAGTCCTGTGATTCTCCCGCCCTATTCTGACCACGGCTCCGTTCATTCTGAGAACATTCCTTATTCTGCTGACGCGGGATACTTTGTGGCCAAGATCAGGGCTGTAGACGCCGACTCTGGTTATAATGCGCTGCTTTTTTATCACATCTCTGAACCAAAGGGGACCAATCTATTCAGAATTGGAACCAACAACGGAGAAATAAGGACTAAGAGACGCATGAGTGACAATGACTTAAAAACTCACCGGTTGGTCATTCTGGTGTCTGATAATGGAGAACCTTCCCTGTCTGCGACTGTGTCTATTGATGTTGTGGTCGTTGAAAGTACAGATGACATGCAGACAACTTTCAGACAACTGCCTGTAAAGGAGGAGAGTTTCTCAGATTTAAATCTGTATCTGCTCGTCGCCATTGTGTCAGTATCAGTGATATTTCTACTGAGCCTCATCAGTTTAATAGTTGTAAAATGCCACAGGACAGACGGCAGTTTCAGCAGGTACAGCGCCCCCATGATCACCACCCACCCTGACGGGAGCTGGTCTTACTCCAAATCTACTCAGCAGTATGACGTGTGTTTCAGCTCTGACACAATGAAGAGTGACGTAGTAGTTTTCCCCACGCCGTTTTCATCTGCTGATGGCGAGCTGATCAGCATTAATGGCGGGGATACTTTTCAAAGGACAAGAACGGTTCCTAGTAGTGAGAAGGTGAGCTATTGTTTTCTTTAATGACCCCCTATTCTATTCAAAACCATGATTTTAACATACTGTTATGGTTGTGTTTTCGTTTTGGATTTCCCAATATTTTATTTAGGCCTAACTTACATTTTCTTGATTGTTGGCTTATATTAGCCTTTTAGGTAATGAAATGTGACTTGCCAGTACTAGGAAGTTATATGTATTTAACCCTTGTGCTttgctgaagaaaaaaaaacgtccATTTTGGTATGGGTCACATTGAGCCAGGCACAGTTTAAACACACTCAAGACAGTCAAAGTAAAAACAGACAACTTGATTTTGTCTTGTCAGACCTTTCAGAAATAAGAAATACAAGAATATTTCATTTCAAAACTCTATATTTaacttcaaaaagaaaggaggaccaaggcactcttcatataattaattaaaatgcctttattagtatggcatgttcaatagaaacaatgtttttaaaaaaccgatgcgtttcggctgcatggccttcatcagggtctACAAAGAAATAAtccaatgttctctgtttaacagcttttccaattaaccctaattagaagggggagtggttaaaattgattggacacacctagtaagcaatagtatacacactttaaattgaaatgctgtagctatgttatcataaaaatgtaactccaaactagaagtatcagaacacttagaaaggtagttctaaccttaaatatgtctgggcgaagtgtcaagaataagaaagcaatacattccatagtacacttgaacacagcaaaacatgaacaacaagagtctaaacatagctgagggcaattgagcaaaaatatccactagatgacagcaaatgtacccatcacaaccctacaggaagggtgagaaatccatatcttcatttaaatgGATGTGGAGTCTCTTTACTCCACCATTGAACATGAACAAGGTTTGGCAGCTATGCACCATTTCTTGAGTATCCGACCTGAAATTGAGATGCCTCCTACAGAATTCATTGTTtcactgactgaatggactcttaatcataacatctttatctttcaggaccgtatttttaaacaggtcaaaggatGTGCCATGGGAGCTTGCTATAGCCCTTCCTATGCTGGTTTGTACTTAGGTAAATGGGAAAATGACTTCATTTTGGATCCTTCTAATAACCATTTCTTTGACCGGATTATATGGTGGGGAcgctatattgatgatgtttgccttttttggtctggctcagaagatgaacttatttccttccaccaataccttaacagcattaaccctaacatcaaactaactatggagtatagcaaggataacattcattttttggacctcgacatcagtaaaaatgacaaaggttgtttgcatacatcaatctttaggaagcctacagatgggaataccattctgagggcagacagctttcaccccaaaaggctaaaagagaatattccatatggccaattccaaagagtccgcagaatttgcgatcaggaaacagactatgttgtcaaatctgctgaattggagaatcgtttcttgaatcggggctacagcgtccaggtcctgaaagatgcaggtataagggctggattacttgacagagagaacttgttgcgaaggggagtgcctcgtgatgcatcagagagagtgtattttgttacaaaatacagcactgaagcagagaacattaaaagaatcattaaaaataattggggaatcatccaaagtgatatGCTACTACGCCAAAtctttcctgagccaccagtcataagctttaagagatgtcctaccctaaaggacaaattagtccacagttatcttccgggtgactctcaaaaaacttggcttggccacaaacccaagggctcttttaaatgtaaccagtgcaaccattgcagaaatattgcacagaaaaagtatttcgttgatacagcttccaaaatggagtattacgtcaagcatttcattaactgcaaaaccactcatgtcatctatagattggaatgtccacagtgcaaggtgttctacattggacggacaaagagacgccttcaagatcgcctagcggaacacaagtacgccatacgggtaggcaatgacgactcccc
Coding sequences within:
- the LOC115149148 gene encoding protocadherin alpha-8 isoform X4 is translated as MGLCDHIRRVGIQCLLLLCSWGLCSGQFVYSVSEEVDKGTIVGNIAKDLNLNVRELESREIQIVTGSRRRYFDIDVKTGVLFVNEIIDRDAICPNSIKCSIDVEAIMNHPMRIHRIEVNILDINDNAPSFQERIHVINMTEYASPGERFPLPLAGDADVGSKSIKTYNLSPNEYFSLDVQSGGEQSVTAELVLQKALDREKQAVIKLVLIAVDGGKPPRSGTLEVIINVIDVNDNSPIFTKSLYKVQVLENVTFGTLVLIINATDIDEAANGEIEYSFIGNREMDLHRLFAVNQHTGEMTIKGGLDHEENPAFEIRVQAKDKGNPPRSAHSKVLIEILDINDNTPEIEITSLTTAVKEDAEKGTAVASLSIGDKDGSKNGLINAFIIGDFPFKLQSSYKNYYSLVVDGPLDRESASLHNVTIKAIDEGTPPLSSSIVITVHISDVNDNAPLFPQPTLNFYIEENSPVGVRVGSVTANDPDINENSQLTYTLSKNKTYGRLSTFLNVNSLTGEIFSLLSFNFEEIKTFQFQVQATDSGVPPLSSNVTVNVFILDENDNSPVILPPYSDHGSVHSENIPYSADAGYFVAKIRAVDADSGYNALLFYHISEPKGTNLFRIGTNNGEIRTKRRMSDNDLKTHRLVILVSDNGEPSLSATVSIDVVVVESTDDMQTTFRQLPVKEESFSDLNLYLLVAIVSVSVIFLLSLISLIVVKCHRTDGSFSRYSAPMITTHPDGSWSYSKSTQQYDVCFSSDTMKSDVVVFPTPFSSADGELISINGGDTFQRTRTVPSSEKPKAPNADWQYSTSLRTGMQSSVHMEESSVMQGAQGMLVQNWPTVSSAADGEGGELSPPVGAGIDSNSWHFRYGPGPGYGPPQVLRPGDIPPEAFIIPGSPAIISIRQGPGGEEDKSDFISFSKKEEAKKKKKKKKEKKDKKEKGKEDVDE
- the LOC115149148 gene encoding protocadherin alpha-2 isoform X5, which codes for MGLCDHIRRVGIQCLLLLCSWGLCSGQFVYSVSEEVDKGTIVGNIAKDLNLNVRELESREIQIVTGSRRRYFDIDVKTGVLFVNEIIDRDAICPNSIKCSIDVEAIMNHPMRIHRIEVNILDINDNAPSFQERIHVINMTEYASPGERFPLPLAGDADVGSKSIKTYNLSPNEYFSLDVQSGGEQSVTAELVLQKALDREKQAVIKLVLIAVDGGKPPRSGTLEVIINVIDVNDNSPIFTKSLYKVQVLENVTFGTLVLIINATDIDEAANGEIEYSFIGNREMDLHRLFAVNQHTGEMTIKGGLDHEENPAFEIRVQAKDKGNPPRSAHSKVLIEILDINDNTPEIEITSLTTAVKEDAEKGTAVASLSIGDKDGSKNGLINAFIIGDFPFKLQSSYKNYYSLVVDGPLDRESASLHNVTIKAIDEGTPPLSSSIVITVHISDVNDNAPLFPQPTLNFYIEENSPVGVRVGSVTANDPDINENSQLTYTLSKNKTYGRLSTFLNVNSLTGEIFSLLSFNFEEIKTFQFQVQATDSGVPPLSSNVTVNVFILDENDNSPVILPPYSDHGSVHSENIPYSADAGYFVAKIRAVDADSGYNALLSYHISEPKGTNLFRIGTNNGEIRTKRRMSDNDLKTHPLVILVSDNGEPSLSATVSIDVVVVESTDDMQTTFRQLPVKEESFSDLNLYLLVAIVSVSVIFLLSLISLIVVKCHRTDGSFSRYSAPMITTHPDGSWSYSKSTQQYDVCFSSDTMKSDVVVSPTPFSSADGELISINGGDTFQRTRTLPSSEKPKAPNADWQYSTSLRTGMQSSVHMEESSVMQGAQGMLVQNWPTVSSAADGEGGELSPPVGAGIDSNSWHFRYGPGPGYGPPQVLRPGDIPPEAFIIPGSPAIISIRQGPGGEEDKSDFISFSKKEEAKKKKKKKKEKKDKKEKGKEDVDE